In Primulina huaijiensis isolate GDHJ02 unplaced genomic scaffold, ASM1229523v2 scaffold38877, whole genome shotgun sequence, a single genomic region encodes these proteins:
- the LOC140968980 gene encoding uncharacterized protein isoform X1 — protein MKRYRNREIWDFEHELVVAAHGNNGLNGGGDVCLNGGVDGLKVILGIDGGTTSTVCVCMSVLPFALPLPDPLPILARAVAGCSNHNSVGETAARDTLEHVMAEALSKSASTRSVVQAVCLSVSGVNHSTDQHRILSWLREIFPSHVRLFVQNDAVAALACGTMGKLHGCVLIAGTGTIAYGFTEDGREARAAGAGPILGDWGSGYGIAAQALTAVIRAHDGRGPETTLTDCILHELSLSSPDELIGWTYVDPSWARIAALVPVVVSCADAGDSVANKILHDAVKELASSVKAVIERLQLCGEDQMDNFPLVMVGGVLEANKRWDIGSEVINCISKDFPGALPIRPKVEPAVGAALLAWNSLMRQSHTLGR, from the exons ATGAAGCGGTATAGGAACAGGGAAATCTGGGATTTCGAGCATGAATTGGTGGTCGCCGCACACGGCAATAATGGGCTGAACGGTGGTGGTGATGTGTGCTTGAATGGTGGCGTTGATGGCCTGAAAGTGATCCTGGGTATTGATGGTGGGACCACTTCTACTGTGTGTGTATGCATGTCTGTGTTACCATTTGCGCTGCCGCTGCCCGACCCTCTGCCCATCCTTGCTCGGGCAGTAGCTGGCTGCTCCAATCACAACAGTGTTGGAG AAACTGCTGCTAGAGACACTTTGGAGCATGTTATGGCAGAAGCTCTCTCAAAGTCAGCTTCAACACGTTCTGTTGTTCAAGCTGTTTGTCTTTCAGTATCTGGTGTTAATCATTCAACAGATCAGCATCGAATACTCAGTTGGCTGAG AGAAATATTTCCCAGCCATGTCAGATTATTTGTTCAGAATGATGCTGTGGCAGCTTTGGCTTGTGGGACTATGGGAAAGCTTCACGGATGTGTTCTCATAGCTGGTACAGGTACCATTGCCTATGGATTTACAGAAGATGGGAGAGAAGCTCGGGCTGCTGGTGCTGGACCAATTTTAGGTGACTGGGGAAG TGGGTATGGTATAGCTGCACAGGCACTGACAGCTGTTATAAGGGCTCACGATGGTCGAGGCCCAGAAACAACACTGACAGACTGTATCTTGCATGAACTCAGTCTTTCTTCTCCGGATGAACTAATCGG gtGGACCTATGTAGATCCATCTTGGGCAAGGATAGCTGCTCTTGTTCCAGTTGTGGTTTCTTGTGCAGATGCTGGCGATTCAGTGGCCAACAAGATTTTACATGATGCTGTTAAAGAGTTGGCTTCAAGTGTGAAAGCTGTCATCGAGAGATTGCAGCTATGTGGTGAAG ATCAAATGGATAATTTTCCTCTCGTAATGGTTGGAGGTGTTCTCGAAGCCAATAAGAGATGGGACATTGGTAGCGAAGttattaattgcatctccaagGACTTCCCTGGGGCTCTTCCTATTCGTCCAAAG GTTGAGCCCGCTGTAGGTGCTGCTTtgcttgcttggaactctttaATGAGACAATCTCACACCTTGGGAAGGTGA
- the LOC140968980 gene encoding uncharacterized protein isoform X2 — protein sequence MKRYRNREIWDFEHELVVAAHGNNGLNGGGDVCLNGGVDGLKVILGIDGGTTSTVCVCMSVLPFALPLPDPLPILARAVAGCSNHNSVGETAARDTLEHVMAEALSKSASTRSVVQAVCLSVSGVNHSTDQHRILSWLREIFPSHVRLFVQNDAVAALACGTMGKLHGCVLIAGTGTIAYGFTEDGREARAAGAGPILGDWGSGYGIAAQALTAVIRAHDGRGPETTLTDCILHELSLSSPDELIGWTYVDPSWARIAALVPVVVSCADAGDSVANKILHDAVKELASSVKAVIERLQLCGEDQMDNFPLVMVGGVLEANKRWDIGSEVINCISKDFPGALPIRPKMLIAVLYCVLPWKK from the exons ATGAAGCGGTATAGGAACAGGGAAATCTGGGATTTCGAGCATGAATTGGTGGTCGCCGCACACGGCAATAATGGGCTGAACGGTGGTGGTGATGTGTGCTTGAATGGTGGCGTTGATGGCCTGAAAGTGATCCTGGGTATTGATGGTGGGACCACTTCTACTGTGTGTGTATGCATGTCTGTGTTACCATTTGCGCTGCCGCTGCCCGACCCTCTGCCCATCCTTGCTCGGGCAGTAGCTGGCTGCTCCAATCACAACAGTGTTGGAG AAACTGCTGCTAGAGACACTTTGGAGCATGTTATGGCAGAAGCTCTCTCAAAGTCAGCTTCAACACGTTCTGTTGTTCAAGCTGTTTGTCTTTCAGTATCTGGTGTTAATCATTCAACAGATCAGCATCGAATACTCAGTTGGCTGAG AGAAATATTTCCCAGCCATGTCAGATTATTTGTTCAGAATGATGCTGTGGCAGCTTTGGCTTGTGGGACTATGGGAAAGCTTCACGGATGTGTTCTCATAGCTGGTACAGGTACCATTGCCTATGGATTTACAGAAGATGGGAGAGAAGCTCGGGCTGCTGGTGCTGGACCAATTTTAGGTGACTGGGGAAG TGGGTATGGTATAGCTGCACAGGCACTGACAGCTGTTATAAGGGCTCACGATGGTCGAGGCCCAGAAACAACACTGACAGACTGTATCTTGCATGAACTCAGTCTTTCTTCTCCGGATGAACTAATCGG gtGGACCTATGTAGATCCATCTTGGGCAAGGATAGCTGCTCTTGTTCCAGTTGTGGTTTCTTGTGCAGATGCTGGCGATTCAGTGGCCAACAAGATTTTACATGATGCTGTTAAAGAGTTGGCTTCAAGTGTGAAAGCTGTCATCGAGAGATTGCAGCTATGTGGTGAAG ATCAAATGGATAATTTTCCTCTCGTAATGGTTGGAGGTGTTCTCGAAGCCAATAAGAGATGGGACATTGGTAGCGAAGttattaattgcatctccaagGACTTCCCTGGGGCTCTTCCTATTCGTCCAAAG ATGTTGATCGCTGTTCTTTATTGTGTTCTTCCGTGGAAAAAATAG